Genomic segment of Paenibacillus sp. FSL R5-0623:
TCAGCATTACGGCTTCGACTTTTTCAGTTTTCCACCTCTTGCATACTTGGACAACTCTTTTGGCGGGGCAAAGCGTGCATACATGCGGAACACGGTCTTATATCGGCTCGCGATAGCATATTTGATCTCTTGGTCAAGACGAGTATCACTCAGATCGAACAGCATTTCATCTAATTCTTTACGTAGCACATAGTCTAATTCCTTGCATTCCTTATCGTTAAACAACATACCCAGCATTAGAGTTCTCCTTTTTGTGCATAGCCTCTTTATCACACTTACAGAAGTTTCATGCAACACCCGTGCATTCGCTTTTTGTGGTTGCTGCTGGAACCCGTTTTATTGTTATGGTCAACTTTCTGGAAATTTATGAATGCCAACCATCACAAAATTTTATCCTCTCACCAGAGTATACGTAAGTGTGCTTTCGATGATCGCTGCAACAAGAAGCAAGATGACAACCCAGAAGGATGCCGTTAACGTCCTATTCATGAATGCTCTCCACCGGTTACCCATCATATTTCGCTTGTCACTTCCAAGTTGTGCAAGGCTTTGGATAACCAGACCACCAAACTTCAGTCCGAAGGCGCAAGCAATAATAATGACCGGAATCTCAATAATGCCATGCGGAAGTAAACCTTTAACCACAATATCATAGAAGCTTGCTCCATAATTCATCGTGGTGTGCACCACAAATCCAAGGACCATCCCATTGATCAGCAGGAAGATGACAGGCAGAATTCCGAAGAATATACCGGCATAGATGACAAGTACACTTTTGATGGCATTATTGAAGAAGATAAACAGGAAGAAGTTCCATTGCACATTGCCCCCCTGCTCCAGCCGTTCACTGACTTCACGTAATCCTCCGATTTGGTTCAACAACAGTTCTTCCAGTGGTCCTGTACTCACCCACCCTGCCCCTATTCCCAAAGCAAACAAAACTACGGACCAGATTAATGCACTGCGGATGGAACCAAGATCTCTAAGAAATGTATTGAATTTTAACATAATAACCTCCTGTAGAATCTAAAATGATGGACAAACAAGGTTCGTGTTACGAATAACTGGGGAGTACGAGCATACATTGGAGAGTAAACAAGCATTTCTTATGGGAGAGGGGCGCTTATTGAAATGAACTCGTTCTATGTAT
This window contains:
- a CDS encoding stage II sporulation protein M is translated as MLKFNTFLRDLGSIRSALIWSVVLFALGIGAGWVSTGPLEELLLNQIGGLREVSERLEQGGNVQWNFFLFIFFNNAIKSVLVIYAGIFFGILPVIFLLINGMVLGFVVHTTMNYGASFYDIVVKGLLPHGIIEIPVIIIACAFGLKFGGLVIQSLAQLGSDKRNMMGNRWRAFMNRTLTASFWVVILLLVAAIIESTLTYTLVRG